The candidate division WOR-3 bacterium genome has a window encoding:
- a CDS encoding class I SAM-dependent methyltransferase: protein MKKGERPEYIFKKCLFLNEEFYIEKKVLIPREETSLLVNYLKELKEKKLKPEIIIDFGTGTGILAIWAKRIFPFSYVLAVDFLKKACRCAKINSRKKSAKIKVIRTKSFKIFKKEKIDLIITNPPYLSEEEYKKYGPFKGESKISLFGGKKGYETFLKWLKEGFEVLKNGGIFISEISEFWNKEILLSFKKYLVEEIKDFFNKNRIWIFKKF, encoded by the coding sequence ATTAAAAAAGGCGAAAGACCTGAGTATATTTTCAAAAAATGTTTATTTTTAAATGAAGAATTTTATATAGAAAAAAAGGTTTTGATTCCAAGAGAAGAAACATCCCTTTTAGTCAATTATTTAAAGGAGCTTAAAGAAAAAAAATTAAAACCTGAAATCATTATTGATTTTGGAACAGGAACAGGAATTTTGGCAATATGGGCAAAAAGAATATTCCCTTTTTCCTATGTTTTAGCTGTTGATTTTTTAAAAAAAGCATGTAGATGTGCCAAAATAAATAGTAGAAAAAAAAGTGCAAAGATAAAAGTAATAAGGACAAAAAGTTTTAAAATTTTCAAGAAAGAAAAAATTGATTTAATTATTACAAACCCACCTTATCTTTCAGAAGAGGAATATAAAAAATATGGACCATTTAAAGGTGAATCAAAAATTTCCCTTTTTGGCGGGAAAAAAGGTTATGAAACTTTTTTGAAATGGTTAAAGGAAGGCTTTGAAGTTTTAAAAAATGGAGGTATTTTTATAAGTGAGATTTCAGAATTCTGGAATAAGGAAATTCTTTTAAGTTTTAAAAAATATTTAGTAGAGGAAATAAAAGATTTTTTTAATAAAAATAGGATTTGGATTTTTAAGAAGTTTTAA
- a CDS encoding PD-(D/E)XK nuclease family protein, with protein sequence MEVKKGIKRPVEFFPRIPSLLDKIFKEIAEEFKEKDLPYYFKRFGLKGKLKKIKLEDKKIENTDLILRGIPDEIIENEEKKILPLDYKTSSKFPDKLPIPVQIQLDSYSLLIRLNNFETNEKAFVFYFVPYYSRNEKRIRWDTKLYEYSVNLKRLKKFIIEIDKTLREDKLPEPSKSCHFCKYVEDVKNL encoded by the coding sequence TTGGAGGTAAAAAAAGGAATAAAAAGACCAGTTGAATTTTTCCCGAGGATTCCTTCCCTTCTTGATAAAATTTTTAAAGAAATTGCTGAAGAATTTAAGGAAAAAGATCTCCCTTATTACTTTAAGAGATTTGGATTAAAGGGAAAACTCAAAAAAATAAAACTTGAAGATAAAAAAATAGAAAATACGGATTTAATCTTAAGGGGAATACCTGATGAGATCATTGAAAATGAAGAAAAAAAAATTTTACCTCTTGATTACAAAACTTCTTCAAAATTTCCTGATAAACTTCCAATTCCTGTCCAAATTCAACTTGATAGTTATTCTTTGCTTATTAGATTAAACAATTTTGAAACTAATGAAAAGGCTTTCGTTTTTTATTTTGTCCCTTATTATTCAAGGAATGAAAAGAGAATTAGATGGGATACAAAACTTTATGAATATTCAGTAAATTTAAAAAGGCTAAAGAAATTTATAATTGAAATAGATAAAACCTTAAGAGAGGACAAATTACCCGAACCTTCCAAAAGTTGCCACTTCTGTAAATATGTTGAAGATGTTAAGAATCTATAA
- a CDS encoding DUF5683 domain-containing protein has product MIKFLFLFLILTENKNPVKAAWMSALLPGFGQVYTGNYIKGAFFFCGEVFLLRELLRDYPYIEKSQSALYRFSYNFILSFSLWAFNILDAYVSAHLYKFERDTSLMGINIKEEKFIFLIEKKF; this is encoded by the coding sequence TTGATAAAATTTTTATTTTTATTTTTAATTTTAACAGAGAATAAAAATCCAGTAAAAGCAGCATGGATGAGCGCTCTTTTACCTGGTTTCGGTCAGGTTTATACAGGAAATTATATTAAAGGTGCTTTTTTCTTTTGTGGAGAAGTTTTCCTTTTGAGAGAATTATTAAGGGATTATCCCTACATTGAGAAAAGTCAAAGTGCCCTATACAGGTTTTCTTATAATTTCATTCTTTCCTTTTCCTTATGGGCTTTTAACATATTAGATGCGTATGTTTCTGCACACCTTTATAAATTTGAAAGGGATACAAGTTTGATGGGAATTAACATAAAGGAAGAAAAGTTTATTTTTTTAATAGAGAAAAAATTTTAA
- a CDS encoding tRNA pseudouridine synthase A has translation MRFKIKLEYDGTNFYGWQVQKGFRTVQGVLDEVTKKLICAKGLIQGASRTDRGVHALGQVAHFDAPKKIFYERFEGDREKLRKAMNAILPRDIYVKEIEIVSNKFHARRSAKAKLYRYTILLERSPLERLYAWEINFKLNYNLFYKMTKLTEIERDFSPFSPLPEGNGFLKIEKCYAERKGKKIFLYFYAKRFLNKLVRSLVGQMVYFASRNDLDGFKRVLENVPDTLIIAPPQGLFLMEVFY, from the coding sequence ATGAGGTTTAAAATTAAATTGGAATATGATGGAACAAATTTTTACGGTTGGCAAGTTCAAAAAGGTTTTAGAACAGTTCAGGGTGTTCTTGATGAAGTTACAAAAAAACTTATCTGTGCAAAAGGTTTAATTCAGGGAGCTTCAAGGACAGATAGGGGAGTTCATGCTTTGGGTCAGGTAGCTCACTTTGATGCACCTAAAAAAATATTTTATGAAAGATTTGAAGGTGATAGGGAAAAATTAAGAAAAGCTATGAATGCAATTTTACCAAGAGATATTTATGTAAAAGAAATTGAAATTGTTAGTAATAAATTTCATGCAAGAAGATCCGCAAAAGCAAAACTCTATAGATACACAATTCTCCTTGAAAGGTCCCCTCTTGAAAGACTATATGCCTGGGAAATTAATTTTAAATTGAATTATAATTTATTCTATAAAATGACTAAACTAACAGAGATTGAAAGAGATTTTTCTCCCTTTTCTCCCTTACCTGAGGGAAACGGTTTTTTGAAAATTGAAAAGTGTTATGCAGAAAGAAAGGGTAAAAAAATTTTTTTATATTTTTATGCAAAGAGATTTTTAAATAAACTTGTTAGAAGTCTTGTTGGCCAGATGGTATATTTTGCTTCAAGGAATGATCTTGATGGTTTTAAGAGAGTCCTTGAAAATGTTCCTGACACTTTAATTATAGCACCCCCACAAGGGTTATTTTTAATGGAGGTTTTTTATTGA
- the tatC gene encoding twin-arginine translocase subunit TatC, with amino-acid sequence MEESFLEHLEELRIRIIRVIIYLFIFTLISFVFSLKIIDFIKKPIGEIYFFSPQEAFIVRLKVSLLSGIFFTIPFLIYELWAFIKPGLYENEIKNIKPFIILSPFLFYVGFFFSIFVIYPLGIKVLLSFAGNVMLPLMHISDIVNFLLYVTIFTGLLFELPILILILVKLNILDYKLLKSKRREVIVLIFILAALFTPSTDFITMSILAIPIVLLFELSIFFAKKLKK; translated from the coding sequence ATGGAGGAATCTTTCCTTGAGCATCTAGAAGAATTAAGAATAAGAATCATAAGAGTTATAATTTATCTATTTATCTTTACTTTAATATCCTTTGTTTTCTCTTTGAAAATTATAGATTTTATAAAAAAACCAATCGGAGAAATTTACTTTTTTTCTCCACAGGAAGCTTTTATTGTAAGATTGAAGGTTTCTCTTTTATCGGGAATATTCTTTACCATACCCTTTTTGATTTATGAATTATGGGCATTTATTAAACCAGGTCTTTATGAAAATGAAATTAAAAACATTAAACCCTTTATAATTTTATCTCCCTTCCTTTTCTATGTGGGTTTCTTCTTTTCAATATTTGTTATTTATCCTCTTGGTATCAAAGTTCTTCTTTCCTTTGCAGGAAATGTAATGTTACCACTTATGCATATTTCAGATATTGTGAATTTCCTTTTATATGTTACAATTTTCACAGGTCTCCTTTTTGAATTACCAATCTTAATTTTAATTCTTGTTAAACTTAATATTCTCGATTATAAATTATTAAAATCGAAAAGAAGGGAAGTTATTGTTTTAATTTTTATTCTTGCAGCTCTTTTTACACCTTCAACTGATTTTATAACAATGAGTATTTTAGCAATACCTATTGTTTTACTTTTTGAACTTTCTATATTTTTTGCAAAAAAATTAAAAAAATGA
- a CDS encoding DUF4159 domain-containing protein, with protein sequence MFLFLILFSILELQIVRLKYEGGGDWYNDPEIIPNLSKEIEKRTGINMIEQEVVLDVGDRRIRNYPLLFMTGHGKVELSEMDAKNLREYLESGGFLYIDDDYGMDKYIRGEIKKIFPEKELKEVPFDHAIYNIFYKFEKGLPKIHEHYEGPPKGYGIFIGDRLCLFYTYNSNISDGWTDVYGDPPEIREEAIKMGINIFLYAITY encoded by the coding sequence ATGTTCCTTTTTCTAATTTTATTTTCAATACTTGAACTCCAGATCGTCAGGCTTAAATATGAAGGAGGAGGAGACTGGTATAATGACCCTGAAATTATTCCTAATCTTTCAAAGGAAATTGAAAAAAGAACTGGAATAAATATGATAGAGCAAGAGGTAGTTCTTGATGTTGGTGATAGAAGAATAAGGAATTATCCTCTCCTTTTTATGACAGGTCATGGAAAAGTAGAACTTTCAGAAATGGATGCTAAAAATTTAAGGGAATACCTTGAATCAGGTGGATTTCTTTATATTGATGATGATTATGGAATGGATAAATATATAAGAGGAGAAATTAAAAAAATTTTCCCTGAAAAAGAACTTAAAGAGGTTCCCTTTGACCATGCTATTTATAATATTTTTTATAAATTTGAAAAAGGTCTTCCAAAAATTCACGAGCATTATGAAGGCCCACCAAAGGGTTACGGAATTTTTATAGGTGATAGATTATGTCTCTTTTATACTTATAACTCAAACATATCCGACGGATGGACAGATGTTTATGGAGATCCACCTGAAATAAGGGAAGAGGCAATTAAAATGGGTATTAACATTTTTCTTTACGCAATAACTTACTGA
- a CDS encoding HAD-IIIA family hydrolase, with protein sequence MKRNLLFLDRDGVLIEDRDYGTLGDPFKLKLNDYVIEGLHKLKKLNFHFFVFSNQSGINKGYYKEIDVKRNNERLDQFLYLKRVKILKYYFCPHLPIEMCSCRKPGLYFYRLWKKEFPFDYEKKFMIGDKDSDIEFGYKLGMITIYIKTRYPLTLKPSFIAKNFKDALEYICSFF encoded by the coding sequence GTGAAAAGAAACTTGCTTTTTCTTGATAGAGACGGGGTTCTAATAGAAGATAGGGACTATGGAACTCTTGGTGATCCCTTTAAGTTAAAATTAAATGATTATGTTATAGAAGGTCTTCATAAATTAAAAAAATTAAATTTTCACTTTTTTGTTTTTTCAAATCAGTCTGGAATAAATAAAGGTTACTATAAGGAAATAGATGTTAAAAGAAATAATGAAAGACTTGATCAGTTTTTATATTTAAAAAGGGTTAAAATTTTAAAATATTACTTTTGTCCCCATTTACCTATAGAAATGTGTTCTTGCAGGAAACCGGGTTTATATTTTTATAGATTATGGAAAAAGGAATTTCCCTTTGATTATGAAAAAAAATTTATGATAGGAGATAAGGATAGTGATATTGAATTTGGATATAAACTGGGAATGATAACAATTTATATAAAAACAAGGTACCCATTGACTTTGAAACCGAGCTTTATAGCAAAAAATTTTAAGGATGCATTAGAATATATATGTTCCTTTTTCTAA
- the rdgB gene encoding RdgB/HAM1 family non-canonical purine NTP pyrophosphatase, which produces MKILLSTSNQGKRREYLEFLKELNIEILTLRDFGIEKGFKEKGRSFDENAFIKAKYGNLISGMPTIGEDSGLVVYYLDNLPGIYSKRFSDSGKDEENRKLILKMLEGVPFEKRKAKFICVIYFFLDKSNFFKFRGEVEGFITYEERGASGFGYDPLFLYPPLGRTFAELSLEKKNEISHRGKALKELKEFLLKIL; this is translated from the coding sequence TTGAAAATACTCCTTTCTACTTCAAATCAGGGTAAAAGAAGAGAATATTTAGAATTTTTAAAAGAATTAAATATAGAAATACTAACTTTAAGGGATTTTGGGATAGAAAAGGGATTTAAGGAAAAGGGGAGAAGTTTTGATGAAAACGCCTTTATTAAAGCAAAATACGGAAATTTAATCTCAGGAATGCCAACAATTGGTGAAGATTCTGGTCTTGTTGTTTATTATCTTGATAACCTTCCTGGAATTTATTCAAAAAGATTTTCAGATTCAGGTAAAGATGAAGAAAATAGAAAATTAATTTTAAAAATGCTTGAAGGTGTTCCATTTGAAAAAAGAAAAGCTAAATTTATATGTGTAATTTATTTTTTTCTTGATAAAAGTAATTTTTTCAAATTCAGAGGAGAAGTGGAAGGTTTTATTACCTATGAAGAAAGGGGTGCTTCGGGTTTTGGTTATGACCCTTTATTTCTTTATCCACCCCTTGGTAGAACTTTTGCTGAATTAAGTTTAGAAAAAAAGAATGAAATTTCTCACAGGGGAAAAGCTCTTAAAGAGTTAAAAGAATTTCTTTTAAAAATTTTGTGA
- a CDS encoding SPOR domain-containing protein, which translates to MKKLIYFLLFISLYYFCAPQAAQPATPAETESEIVIIGEEEEKKPAPEEKKGEETVVITEEETPAPSPAPETVEEGEVVIAPTSKKETPPPQPSPSKVFGYRVQILAVDASKPGNKEKAEKFAKEAEARLKGEYKVYVEYIPPYYKVRVGDFISREEAERMKMRLRSLGYYDAWIAETEVTPKR; encoded by the coding sequence ATGAAGAAGTTAATTTATTTCTTGCTCTTTATTAGTCTATATTATTTCTGTGCACCTCAAGCTGCTCAGCCAGCAACACCTGCAGAGACAGAAAGTGAGATTGTAATTATTGGAGAAGAAGAAGAAAAGAAACCTGCTCCAGAAGAAAAGAAAGGAGAAGAAACAGTGGTTATCACAGAAGAGGAAACACCTGCTCCATCCCCTGCACCTGAAACTGTTGAAGAAGGTGAAGTTGTTATTGCACCCACATCCAAAAAGGAAACTCCTCCACCTCAGCCTTCACCTTCAAAAGTTTTTGGTTACAGGGTTCAGATTCTTGCTGTTGATGCTTCAAAACCAGGAAATAAAGAAAAAGCTGAAAAATTCGCAAAAGAAGCAGAGGCAAGACTTAAAGGAGAATATAAGGTTTATGTTGAATATATTCCACCTTATTATAAAGTAAGAGTGGGTGATTTTATTTCAAGAGAAGAGGCTGAAAGAATGAAAATGAGGTTAAGAAGCCTCGGTTATTATGATGCCTGGATTGCAGAAACAGAGGTGACACCCAAGAGATAA
- a CDS encoding aspartate aminotransferase family protein gives MFKFESATSLSLKTGGINLILKKAKGDLVWDKNNKKYYDFTSFFGVSLFGHFNPFIIKKVKEYFKIKPHSMADLFPYEKREKLSEEIVKFFKNKDLLCTFGISGTDAIEIAIKTAFLYTKREKIISFKNSYHGLSMFNLSITNIYHFKKPFEKFLKNYSIEIKYPEREEEIEDLERNLKSLNSKEIAGIILEPIQGRGGIKVPPKNFIKILYEYAKLNDIILIIDEVFSGFARTGKDFCFQYEIDFPDILCLGKALGGGFPISACVGKKEIMKVWEIKGDPLYATTFLTHPLSIISSLAFLELYKKENPLKIVKGKEKIFKELLKKLENKREIKEIRGKGILWGIEFKDEKLSLNLWKKLIKKGFLTLLEGEKHNVLTFVPSLYFSEKKLKKIIDFLDISLH, from the coding sequence TTGTTCAAATTCGAATCAGCTACTTCCTTATCCCTTAAAACTGGCGGAATAAATTTAATTCTCAAAAAAGCAAAAGGTGACCTTGTATGGGATAAAAATAATAAAAAATATTATGACTTTACATCCTTTTTTGGCGTTTCTCTTTTTGGACACTTCAATCCCTTTATAATTAAAAAAGTTAAAGAATACTTTAAAATTAAACCTCACTCAATGGCGGATCTCTTTCCTTATGAAAAAAGAGAAAAATTATCAGAAGAAATTGTTAAATTTTTTAAAAACAAAGATTTGCTCTGCACCTTTGGAATATCAGGAACTGATGCAATTGAAATAGCAATTAAAACTGCCTTTTTATATACAAAAAGAGAAAAAATAATTTCCTTCAAAAATTCATACCACGGGCTTTCAATGTTCAACCTCTCTATTACAAATATTTATCATTTTAAAAAACCCTTTGAAAAATTTTTAAAAAATTACTCAATAGAAATTAAATATCCTGAAAGAGAAGAGGAAATTGAAGATCTTGAAAGGAATTTAAAAAGTCTAAACTCAAAAGAAATTGCTGGAATTATTTTAGAACCCATACAGGGAAGAGGTGGAATAAAAGTTCCCCCCAAAAATTTTATTAAAATTCTCTATGAATATGCTAAACTTAATGATATTATATTAATAATTGATGAGGTTTTTTCAGGTTTTGCAAGAACAGGTAAAGATTTCTGCTTTCAATATGAAATAGATTTCCCTGATATTTTGTGCCTCGGGAAAGCACTCGGAGGCGGATTCCCAATTTCTGCCTGTGTGGGAAAAAAAGAAATTATGAAAGTTTGGGAAATAAAAGGAGATCCCCTTTATGCAACAACCTTTTTAACCCATCCTTTATCAATAATATCATCCCTTGCCTTTTTAGAACTTTATAAAAAAGAAAATCCTTTAAAAATAGTAAAGGGAAAGGAGAAAATTTTTAAAGAACTACTTAAAAAATTAGAAAATAAAAGGGAAATTAAGGAAATAAGGGGAAAAGGAATTTTATGGGGGATAGAATTTAAGGACGAAAAACTATCTTTAAATTTATGGAAAAAATTAATAAAAAAAGGATTTTTAACACTTCTTGAAGGTGAAAAACACAATGTTTTAACTTTTGTCCCTTCTTTATATTTTTCAGAAAAAAAACTAAAAAAAATTATAGATTTTTTAGATATTTCTCTCCATTAA
- a CDS encoding ATP-dependent DNA ligase translates to MYFSEIIHIYEKVKEKSSLKDKIFILSDFFEKLSLEEIKISFSLLSGIPLYGKLNVGYSLLREVLASIKDFSVREIELKEIEEFIKKLSFIKGEGSLSQRFYLLKDFFKNLNEKERAFFVDYLIGEVRQGAKEKIIFKALLKAKRIDIKEGEKLLKRGNILELVYEIFEKGNLIFKEFNPKIFEPLSPMLAEIEEDPLRLFKKGKNFLLEFKLDGARLQIHKERDKIKIFSRNLKDITFKLKNLTEFFKVFKRDFILDAEGVILNEKGISIPFQDFMKEFGKKYVESENISPFVFDILYVDGEFLLDYPLKERKKILEEIIPEKIKMPYIITDKKDEAENFFLKSIEKGNEGLIIKDPVSPYTYGKRGKYWFKWKKFYTLDLVITGAEWGHGKRRGFLSNLHLSCLDEERKNFLDLGKTFKGLKEEDLIFLTKNLPPLTEKNFGWMIKVKPFYVVEVAFDEVIESKVYNSGFSLRFARVKRFRFDKSAHDIADIKEIRRIFLMERNI, encoded by the coding sequence ATGTATTTTTCAGAAATTATTCATATTTATGAAAAAGTTAAGGAAAAAAGTTCTTTAAAGGATAAAATATTTATTTTATCTGATTTTTTTGAAAAATTAAGTTTAGAGGAAATTAAAATTTCTTTTTCACTTCTCTCAGGAATCCCCCTTTATGGGAAATTGAATGTAGGTTACTCCCTCTTAAGGGAAGTTTTAGCTTCAATAAAGGATTTTTCTGTAAGGGAAATAGAACTAAAGGAAATAGAGGAATTTATCAAAAAATTGAGCTTTATTAAAGGGGAAGGTTCTTTAAGTCAAAGGTTTTATCTTTTAAAGGATTTTTTCAAAAACTTAAATGAAAAAGAAAGAGCATTTTTTGTTGATTATTTAATTGGAGAAGTAAGGCAGGGTGCAAAGGAAAAAATTATTTTTAAAGCCCTTTTAAAGGCAAAGAGAATTGATATTAAAGAAGGAGAAAAATTACTTAAAAGAGGAAATATCTTAGAACTTGTTTATGAAATTTTTGAAAAGGGTAATTTAATTTTTAAAGAATTTAACCCCAAAATTTTTGAGCCCCTTTCACCTATGCTCGCAGAAATTGAAGAAGATCCTTTAAGACTTTTTAAAAAGGGAAAAAATTTTTTACTTGAATTCAAACTTGATGGAGCAAGACTCCAGATTCATAAGGAAAGGGATAAAATAAAGATATTTTCAAGAAATTTAAAAGATATAACATTTAAATTAAAAAATCTAACAGAATTTTTTAAGGTATTTAAAAGAGATTTTATTCTGGATGCTGAAGGAGTTATTTTAAATGAAAAGGGAATCTCTATTCCCTTTCAGGATTTTATGAAGGAGTTCGGTAAAAAATATGTTGAAAGTGAAAATATTTCTCCCTTTGTCTTTGATATTCTTTATGTGGATGGAGAGTTTTTACTTGATTACCCCCTTAAGGAAAGAAAGAAAATTCTTGAGGAGATAATTCCTGAAAAAATCAAAATGCCCTATATCATAACTGATAAAAAGGATGAAGCAGAAAATTTTTTCTTAAAGTCAATTGAAAAAGGGAATGAGGGTTTAATTATCAAGGATCCTGTGAGCCCTTATACATACGGAAAAAGAGGAAAATACTGGTTTAAATGGAAAAAATTTTATACTCTTGACCTTGTTATAACAGGTGCTGAATGGGGTCATGGTAAAAGAAGGGGATTTTTATCAAATCTTCATCTTTCCTGTCTTGATGAAGAAAGGAAAAATTTTCTTGATCTCGGTAAAACTTTTAAAGGTCTAAAAGAAGAAGATTTGATTTTCCTTACTAAAAATCTTCCTCCTTTAACAGAAAAAAATTTTGGATGGATGATTAAGGTTAAACCCTTTTATGTAGTTGAAGTTGCCTTTGATGAGGTAATTGAAAGTAAGGTTTATAATTCAGGATTTTCCTTAAGGTTTGCAAGGGTTAAAAGGTTCAGATTTGATAAAAGTGCCCATGATATTGCAGATATAAAAGAGATAAGAAGAATTTTTTTAATGGAGAGAAATATCTAA
- a CDS encoding cytochrome P460 family protein, whose product MKDLILKAMMSTSFFVLISSTKTYYPENYRNWFHVKTLILEEGHPLFEAFGGIHHVYANEKAYKALLNNEKVFPEGSVFVFDLLEVVKENNSVAEGKRKVLAYMKKHGKKLFAETGNWEFAAFAEGDPSKQIVKDAKRECFSCHASQKEKDYIFSGWRK is encoded by the coding sequence ATGAAGGATTTAATTTTAAAGGCTATGATGAGCACATCCTTTTTTGTGCTCATCTCCTCAACAAAAACTTACTATCCTGAAAATTACAGAAACTGGTTCCATGTTAAAACTCTAATTCTTGAAGAAGGTCATCCACTATTTGAAGCCTTTGGAGGTATTCACCATGTATATGCAAATGAAAAGGCTTACAAAGCTCTCTTAAATAATGAAAAAGTTTTCCCTGAGGGTTCTGTATTTGTTTTTGACCTTCTTGAAGTGGTTAAAGAAAATAATTCAGTGGCAGAGGGAAAAAGGAAGGTTCTTGCCTATATGAAAAAGCATGGTAAAAAATTATTTGCAGAAACCGGCAACTGGGAATTTGCTGCCTTTGCAGAAGGAGACCCTTCAAAACAGATTGTTAAGGATGCTAAAAGGGAATGTTTCAGTTGTCACGCCTCTCAGAAGGAAAAAGATTATATTTTCAGTGGTTGGAGAAAATAA
- a CDS encoding helix-turn-helix domain-containing protein: protein MENLDFKILSGLERVSEIMKVFLRRESSKFKLSPTQVQILLSLLSEGNLKIKNLEKITSLDKTTLSKSIKNLQKKNFIEKTQSELDRREKILKIKENKKESIKNFSLSINLFKKVLKNFSEKEKEIILKFIFDFIDYSIDMGLIGLQKMCSKCIYFKIKNNRFYCKFLNRELKIRDLKINCSDFVSIT, encoded by the coding sequence TTGGAAAATTTAGATTTTAAAATCCTTTCCGGTCTTGAAAGAGTATCTGAAATTATGAAAGTTTTTTTAAGGAGGGAAAGTTCTAAATTTAAATTAAGTCCGACTCAGGTTCAAATCCTGCTTTCCCTCCTTTCTGAAGGGAATTTAAAAATAAAAAACTTGGAGAAAATTACTTCCCTTGATAAAACCACCCTTTCTAAGTCAATAAAAAATTTACAGAAAAAAAACTTTATTGAAAAAACTCAATCAGAATTAGACAGAAGAGAAAAAATCCTTAAGATTAAAGAAAATAAAAAAGAGAGCATAAAGAATTTCTCATTAAGTATAAATCTATTCAAAAAAGTATTAAAAAATTTTTCTGAAAAAGAAAAAGAAATTATTTTAAAGTTTATTTTTGATTTTATAGATTACTCCATTGATATGGGTCTTATAGGTTTACAGAAAATGTGTTCAAAATGTATCTATTTTAAAATTAAAAATAATAGATTTTACTGCAAATTTCTTAATAGGGAACTTAAAATAAGAGATTTAAAGATAAACTGTTCTGATTTTGTAAGTATTACATAA
- a CDS encoding T9SS type A sorting domain-containing protein — protein MKFLRFLISIGLTSYLYSQTLQDALDNYDLNFITGGNANWFYQTNYYYYDNDAAQSGTITHNQLTFLKTTIQSPCSLKFYWRVSSEANYDFLSFVRKYAASQLYDRISGTTGNWIQKKIVILSPGTDTMVWTYSKDGSGSSGQDAGWVDYVRYFPINNNLVTLQEALDNTNLTFYSDGSAPWIGETCFSYDGQDAAISGRIPHNGFSRLYTNVVGPCSLKFYWRVSSEANYDRLYFLKDDTLKDFISGTTGGWVLKRFIINASGNHSIKWVYSKDGTNSNGSDCAWVDKFEYFPIGTEISEKIDTEKSYFAIYNNLEGDLKIRFYVSEEDTKDKIELSLYNITGRKMIDLLSKKEIKPGEYILNFNLSKDKNLLKRGFYFLKFTTSTKKYTKKILIIE, from the coding sequence ATGAAATTTTTAAGATTTTTAATATCAATAGGTTTAACATCTTATCTTTATTCCCAGACTTTACAGGATGCTCTTGATAATTATGATCTCAATTTCATAACAGGAGGTAATGCAAACTGGTTCTATCAAACAAACTATTATTATTACGATAATGATGCTGCACAGAGTGGTACCATTACCCATAATCAGTTAACCTTTCTAAAAACAACCATCCAATCACCCTGTAGCTTAAAATTCTACTGGAGAGTTTCCTCAGAAGCAAACTATGATTTTTTAAGTTTTGTTAGAAAATATGCAGCCTCCCAACTATATGATAGAATTTCAGGAACAACTGGGAACTGGATACAGAAAAAAATAGTGATATTAAGCCCTGGAACAGACACAATGGTATGGACATATTCCAAAGATGGTTCGGGTTCTTCAGGACAGGATGCTGGATGGGTTGATTATGTGAGATATTTTCCAATAAACAACAACTTAGTAACACTTCAGGAAGCACTCGATAACACAAACTTAACCTTTTACAGTGATGGTAGTGCTCCCTGGATAGGCGAGACATGTTTCAGCTATGACGGTCAGGATGCTGCGATAAGTGGAAGAATACCCCACAACGGTTTCTCCCGTTTATATACAAATGTAGTAGGACCCTGTAGCTTAAAATTCTACTGGAGAGTTTCCTCAGAAGCAAACTATGACAGACTTTACTTTTTAAAGGATGATACTTTAAAAGATTTTATTTCAGGAACAACAGGAGGCTGGGTATTAAAAAGATTCATAATCAATGCCTCAGGGAATCACAGTATTAAATGGGTTTACTCAAAAGATGGTACAAACTCAAATGGTTCGGACTGCGCCTGGGTTGATAAATTTGAATATTTCCCCATAGGAACTGAGATATCAGAAAAAATTGATACTGAAAAATCTTACTTTGCAATTTACAATAATTTGGAAGGAGATTTAAAAATTAGGTTCTATGTTTCAGAAGAAGATACTAAGGATAAAATTGAATTGAGTCTATATAACATAACTGGAAGAAAAATGATTGATCTTTTATCGAAAAAGGAAATTAAACCAGGGGAATATATACTTAATTTCAATCTCTCAAAAGATAAAAATCTTTTAAAGAGAGGTTTTTACTTTTTGAAATTTACAACCTCTACAAAGAAATATACTAAGAAAATCTTAATTATAGAATAA